A window of Glycine soja cultivar W05 chromosome 13, ASM419377v2, whole genome shotgun sequence genomic DNA:
tgcatttatttatttgtctatttttttttatagttttacaTAATGAACAATGCTATCAACTCATCTTTAacactctttttttattaatggctATTAATATTGactgaaatttattagaaactgtatttttttttaacttttttttagggGACTTACTCCTTATTTATAAAGTCTTACTCAtggttttttgtatttttttaataaagttaatCCAACAGTAAAGAGTGTTAGAGCGTTGCACCCTTGTTTagtgttatatttttaatacttggaatttttttttctgcctGTGCTATATAGAAAGTGTTGCTAAGTGTTGTTAGTACTCTTCTGTGATTCACTATGAGGTCACAATCATTGAACTTATTATTCTGGGCAATCTATTCACTGATGCTGtattttaacaattttctttctctttactcatagcatttaatatattattcatttttgtttttttcacttTCTAGGTGTGGCCACTGTATGAAGCTTGCTCCAGAGGTAGTACTTTTCAGCTTTTATTTTGGGTTTCGGTTTAAGTTCACCTAGTAAGATTTTATGAATACTGATTTTTCTATAATGTTTTGTTCCTGCAGTATGAGAAAGCAGCCTCTATCTTGAGTAGCAATGATCCTCCAGTTATTTTGGCTAAAGTTGATGCGAATGAGGAAAAGAACAGAGAACTTGCAAGCCAATTTCAGGTTCAGGGATTTCCAACTATTAAGATTCTGAGAAATGGGGGCAAGGTTGTTCAAGATTACAAAGGTCCCCGTGAAGCAGATGGTATTGTTGACTATTTGAAGAAGCAAAGTGGTCCTGCAACAACTGAAATTAAATCTGCAGATGATGCTAGTGCTTTGATTGACAAAAATAAAGTTGTTATTGTAAGTGATCTTCTTCCATCATGTTTTTATGTTGGCTTTTGTTAGGAAACCCCACATCACCTACCTCAATTCTCGGAATGCAACTTATATATATCTATTGTACAACTTCACTTGCtgccaattggttttaagcTGAGATGTAACAGCTTGGATTTGTATTCACATTGTAATTTTGTTCTCCAATATTATCAGGTTGGGGTCTTTCCAAAATTTTCTGGGGAGGAGTATGAGAATTTCAATGCATTGGCAGATAAATTGCGTTCTGAATATGATTTCAGTCACACATTGAATGCCAAACACCTTCCACGTGGAGAATCATCGGTGACTGGGCCTGTAGTTAGATTATTCAAGCCATTTGATGAACTTTTTGTTGACTTCTATGTGAGTGTTGAATTCTTTAGATAGATAAAATGCTTTTTATGAAGTTTAATGTGTTTATCTCATTTGGTTGGGTATAACTGTTTCATGCTTGTAGGATTTTAATATGGAAGCCTTATCGAAATTTGTTGAAGAATCTAGTGTCCCTATTGTGACTGTCTTTAACAATGACCCAAGCAATCACCCTTTTGTTGTCAAATTCTTTGACAATCCAAATGTAAAGGTAATATGCTATCTAACAATATTTTAATCGTTCAATATTAAGGCAGAGGGTTCGTCTTAATCATATTATTGTGGCAATTACCCTTTTTGTTATTATCATCTCCATGGTGTTACCTTCTACTTTTCCATTATTTGCTTGTTTTCATGACATTTTCCtatttctaaatatttattattctctTTTGCTTTTGTTCCCTCACCCCTACTTAATATCCACATTTATTATCATATTGGATTGgccaaaaatttataattaaataaaatccaAATTTTCATTGGCAAATACTTCTTTCATTATCTATGTCACTCAGGTGTAATAATATGTAGTGTTAAACCATCACTCCTGAAATAAGATTGGTTTTAGTTTACTCTGCCATCCCACCTAATGAGTCATTAAGATTTGTTTTTAATCAAATCTTTGGTATGAATAGGTTCTGTTGTTCTCATTGCCTCTCTATTAATAGTTAGGCATGAATTCTGCAATGAAACCtcctaagattttatttttgccAAAATCTTCCGAGTTTTTATCAGCTTGAggctttatttgtttgtttattaggAATATATTCATCTATATATGGATTTactaatattgtttttttattacactACCTTTTTTGAGATGACCCATGGATCTCTACATATTAGAATTTTATATCATTGATatactttttctctctttcacccttttattttttggtatatacatatacattttACAATTCATAATCagattcatcttttttttaatgcatcATTTCAGTCGCTATAATTTTATTGCTGatataacatatatttatttagatTTTCTATTTTGACTACTTTAAATCCTGATAACTTTAACTAGTTCTCTAGTGTTCTAGAACTCTAAACtcataatttgaaattgttaggCAATGATGTTCTTCAACTTCACTGTTGACAATGCGGATTCTCTCAAATCAAAATTCCGTGAATCTGCCGAGCAATATAGACAACAGGGCATAAGCTTTCTAGTGGGAGACCTTGAGGCTAGTCAAGGTGCATTCCAGGTTTGCATCAAAAGAGTTTGCACTCTGATTCTATATTTATCATTGCATAATATCAATATTTGACATTGTGAATTTGGCTTGTCCTGGCAGTATTTTGGCCTTAAGGAAAACCAAGTGCCTCTAATTGTCATTCAACATAATGATGGgaaaaagtttttgaaaactAATGTGGAACCTGATCACATTGCAACTTGGTTGAAGGCGTACAAGGTGATGCTCATTTCAATAACATATATCTTTTGCTTGCTTTAATTTGGTTGGGTCTTTATATTTAGTACTTTCCAGTTAGGAAGTTTAGTAATatctttagttttaaaattttaaaataactgcATTCTTGCTGTTATTTGTCTTTcagtttgtttctttttatctaATCAAACTAAATCTTTGTATAATTTCAGGATGGAAGTGTTGAACCATTCAAGAAGTCTGAACCTATTCCCGAAGTTAACAATGAATCTGTTAAAGTAGTAGTTGCAGACAATCTTCAGGACATTGTTTTCAACTCAGGGAAAAATGGTATAACATTTTGCTTctgtttgtataatttttatttctttcatgtgAAGTAATAATAGTCTTTTTTGAACTCATTTTTTCTAGTTATGCTATTAGCATAAAAAGAAAGGACTCTGGTCAttgaaataaaaagtttaattataaaCTGATTTGACTATTCCTTATTAAAACCATAGATTTTGGCATAATAGAATGGTTAATATTACTAGAATTATAATGGTTGTACTGTGGCATCTTTTGTTATACTTGGATCTCTTGTGGATTCAATATTGTGTTAACCGATGCTAACTTCTATTTACTTGAGATTAAAAGCTTTCATTTAAAACTGGAAGTCTTCTTGACTGTCTGAGCTGGATTTGATTGTGGCTTACagtattcattttttataatttaatttgcttGGCCTCTTTTTTTGCAGTTTTAGTTTGTGAAACTCATCTATCTAATACCAATTATGTATCTGTGGTTGTGTATAAATTCTACATCTAAATTATTGTCCCTCATACTTGTGTGTTATTCATTGACAATGAatttattaactattaaaacaataataacttgCAGTTTTGCTGGAGATTTATGCTCCTTGGTGTAGTCACTGCAAAAAGTTGGCTCCGATATTGGAGGAAGTTGCTGTttcatatcaaagtaatcctGATGTTATTATTGCAAAACTGGTAAGAAATGTATATTTATAAGTTGAGGATTGTGCTTGTGcctatattttaatcaatttgcACTATGGTGTAAGCAGCTTGAAGACAGATTTGATACACTATTAGTCACCCAACAATGACTAATTGTGAATACAGATTTTAcagaaataaattttgatgaatttactttttttttaaaaataatttctgcTAAAAAATCGTATACACCTCTTTTCCAGGATGCAACTGCCAACGATATACCACGTGATACTTTTGATGTACAAGGTTATCCAACAGTGTACTTCAGGTCAGCAAGTGGACAGATATCACAGTATGATGGAAGTAGGAAAAAGGAAGACATCATAGATTTCATTGAAAAGAACCGGGATAAAGTGGATCAGCAAGAATCAGTAAAAGATGAGCTTTGAATAAGGTAAATATGTGTATATCATTAGTTCATCTTCCCTTTCTCTCATTTGATATCCTCGTAACCAAACCAAAAAACATGTCTTCCAGAGTTCCTCATTCgcgttttgattttgttttccctttgcAGTGATGCAGCTGTTACTTTCTAAGGATATAAACAGTTATATTTTTGTAGGTTTAAATTAAGTATCTTAGTTAGTTTCTTTGCATATCTTTTATCCTTTcagttttttcttcatttatacgttttttgtcttaataaaatggtagggttttttttttttcccttggcGTAGTGtagtttgataataaaaaattgtggcTGTAAAGTCCTTTGATCCTAGTTAAATCAGTAGATGCGTTTAGATCACCAATGAATTTTCCATATCTCTTGGTATCCTTGTGAAATTCTACTTGTTCTCAATATCTTGATCTCCAATTTTTAAaggatgcatgaatatgattttCAAACCGTGCTTAATTGCTCGTTGTTTCCCTGCTTATGGTTCTTGCAATAATTGGGCCGTGTTTGGCAAAGCTTTAGTGCTCTATGCCtcaacaacttaatttaaatccAAAAACTAACTGTTTTATACTctgatttaattttgatttattgtaACCTTCGGCTATGATAAAAGTTGAGAGGTCAAATTCTTTGTTGATGTTGTTGTCATATGATCAAATAACGGTTAAACAAATTTGACattaatatatgtatttggaattttaaaagggatataaaaaatgtaaattcagAGTTTTTTGGTTGACTAGTGACATGTTTAGCAAATTCTTTTatgtgaaatataattttttttattcgtaaaaATTGAACACAGTCCCAGATTTCATACACTCTATTCAATCAACTAAGTTAAATTCTGGTATGTGAAATACAACTTTAACTACCTAtatcaacattttttaattaaatccttATGCCAATTTGCCAAAAAAATGAACATTTTGTTCCCCTGAGCTGAGTTTAAGGCAAATGAggtaaatataatatgtatgcaGTGGTGACACAGGAATAGATAGAGTGCAGGGGTTAGTTATGGCATAGAGGTCGTAATTCATTAACTGTGgcaggaaaaatatttcctacaAACAACTATCGTGGacgccaaaaaaaaaagggattgCTATTCTCGCTCTCCACGtgcttgaaaatgaaaacactcaaagccataTGCTCGTcaaacttttgttttcttttccataAAATTGAAAACACTCACAATTTTAGCATTGCCAATAATCATTCTCTCTGAAGCAAAAACACTTTGTGTTTCACCAACAAAAGATAGGAGCAATGCTGTGAAAATTGGTCTGGCCATCAATTTGGTCAAGACATTGAGTTGATAGATAGATTAGTGGTGAGATCGGTGGGTCACtagttaaaagagaaaaaaaatactacttcgATGTAAATTTTGTTGCTTAAAAGATGATACATCATGATAGCATACAATTGCAACATTGAACaattcaaaagaaataaaaaaaaccaaataaagAGTGTATTTGTGAATCTTTATGTCCAATTAGAGTTGTTTGTAGGAAAAAATTTCCCCtttgggtcaaacacccaaTTGTCATGTGGGTGATGCTAGGTGCATTAGTATTATTGtttgtgcacccaacattttttggTAATTCCAGAATTATTCCTGCTTCTTTTTCTTCgtttttaaagttgtttttactGGTTTGTGGCATTTGCACTTCGCTTTCTGCTTTGTTGGTTTTTGTCGTTGAGTGAGGTGTCGCTTGGATGGAGGTGAAAGTGTTACTGGTGGGTGGTGGTTGCTGCGGTGATTGGTTTGTCGTCGAAGGTACACCAAGTACGCGAGTTGGTGTTGCTGGTTTCCCTGAGTGAATTGATATGTATGTTTAATTTCAGCATACGGAACAAATTGATCTGTAAGGTTTATACGgattaagttgatccgtatggtatacagattttgaaatttataaaaaatgtttttgaagtttaaattttttttttaattataaatatgtttgtatgtaaatttgtaaaaaaaaattatttgtttatgtgTACTTGAAATAATTCGTATGTAGATTGATATggggtttttttatttttaatatatatggttaTGAATTGTAGTGTTTATAAAATGGTATGCAGTAAAAGATTATGTTGAATTTTGTATGATATTATATGTATAGTGCGGTTAGGTGTTGTTTGTTTGTCATGtggaaatttttaatttgttgttaagatggacgaagatcaatggatgtatgacaatataatgtctgaagaagttgatatggataatgaaaatgaacaagaatgtggtgtgaatgaacaacatgttgattgttcggatgccttcaatacttctcaggtaataatcttcattattgttattaaattgataaaatgaatgtccctttgaagactaaaattat
This region includes:
- the LOC114382003 gene encoding protein disulfide-isomerase-like — translated: MAHHNNIRVSICFLFASSLLSLFAQISSGKEFVLTLNRSNFSDIVTKHNFVVVEFYAPWCGHCMKLAPEYEKAASILSSNDPPVILAKVDANEEKNRELASQFQVQGFPTIKILRNGGKVVQDYKGPREADGIVDYLKKQSGPATTEIKSADDASALIDKNKVVIVGVFPKFSGEEYENFNALADKLRSEYDFSHTLNAKHLPRGESSVTGPVVRLFKPFDELFVDFYDFNMEALSKFVEESSVPIVTVFNNDPSNHPFVVKFFDNPNVKAMMFFNFTVDNADSLKSKFRESAEQYRQQGISFLVGDLEASQGAFQYFGLKENQVPLIVIQHNDGKKFLKTNVEPDHIATWLKAYKDGSVEPFKKSEPIPEVNNESVKVVVADNLQDIVFNSGKNVLLEIYAPWCSHCKKLAPILEEVAVSYQSNPDVIIAKLDATANDIPRDTFDVQGYPTVYFRSASGQISQYDGSRKKEDIIDFIEKNRDKVDQQESVKDEL